A single Paraburkholderia sp. D15 DNA region contains:
- the treZ gene encoding malto-oligosyltrehalose trehalohydrolase has product MSESPIDPHAHHHAHCLPFGAQLLGAAGAKPRTRFRFWAPSCRHVHVDIENGPAQGAHAMTSTGNGWFEAAVETGAGTLYRFRLDEEHLVPDPASRFQPQDVHGPSEVIDPRAYRWEHAHWHGRPWEETVLYELHVGAMGGYAGVQQRLPALAALGVTAIELMPLNDFPGKHNWGYDGVLPYAPDSAYGRPEDLKALVDAAHGLGLMVFLDVVYNHFGPDGNYLHQYARSFFREGTHTPWGPAIDFERSEVSDFFTDNAAYWINEYRFDGLRFDAVHAIDNHAWLRELSDHIRAKVQHGRHVHLVLENEHNSANLLEAHFDAQWNDDAHNTLHVLLTGETEGYYHAYEDQPIRRLARVLSEGFAYQGDPSPIHDGKPRGEASGHLPPTSFVMFLQNHDQIGNRAFGERLRKLTSDDALRAATGLLLLSPQIPLLFMDEEYGSTQPFLFFTDYTGDLADAVREGRRREFARFSAFSDEKRRAQIPDPNDVQTFAASSPPTLSVQAASHASPSAQENDEARDRLDWLHFYQSALAVRAKLITPRLKHGKACGATVLSGADGHDANALIARWKLADGETLSIALNLSKASVAFADVPAGKVIFETPPRVREQVGAGTLPSNAFVAWVTGDVHEYATRHDARIASQQERHA; this is encoded by the coding sequence ATGTCCGAAAGTCCGATTGATCCGCACGCGCATCATCACGCGCACTGTCTGCCGTTCGGCGCGCAACTGCTGGGCGCCGCGGGCGCCAAACCGCGCACGCGGTTCCGCTTCTGGGCGCCGTCGTGCCGGCACGTGCACGTCGACATCGAAAACGGCCCCGCGCAAGGCGCGCATGCAATGACGTCCACCGGCAACGGCTGGTTCGAAGCGGCGGTGGAGACCGGCGCGGGCACGCTGTACCGCTTCCGGCTCGACGAAGAACATCTCGTGCCCGATCCCGCATCGCGCTTTCAGCCGCAAGACGTACATGGCCCGAGCGAGGTGATCGATCCGCGCGCGTATCGCTGGGAGCACGCACACTGGCATGGCAGGCCGTGGGAAGAGACGGTGCTGTACGAATTGCACGTCGGCGCGATGGGCGGCTATGCGGGCGTGCAGCAGCGCTTGCCCGCGCTCGCGGCGCTCGGCGTCACCGCGATCGAGTTGATGCCGTTGAACGATTTTCCCGGCAAGCACAATTGGGGCTACGACGGCGTGCTGCCGTACGCGCCCGATTCGGCGTACGGCCGCCCCGAGGACCTGAAGGCGCTGGTCGATGCCGCGCACGGTCTCGGCCTGATGGTGTTTCTCGACGTGGTCTACAACCATTTCGGTCCGGACGGCAACTATCTGCACCAGTACGCGCGCTCGTTTTTCCGCGAAGGGACGCATACGCCCTGGGGGCCGGCCATCGATTTCGAGCGCAGCGAGGTCAGCGATTTCTTCACGGACAACGCGGCTTACTGGATCAACGAATACCGGTTCGACGGATTGCGTTTCGATGCCGTCCACGCGATCGACAACCACGCGTGGCTGCGCGAATTGTCCGACCATATCCGCGCGAAGGTGCAGCATGGCCGGCATGTTCATCTCGTGCTGGAAAACGAGCACAACAGCGCGAATCTGCTGGAAGCGCATTTCGACGCGCAATGGAACGACGACGCGCACAACACGCTGCACGTGCTGCTGACCGGCGAAACGGAAGGCTATTACCACGCGTATGAAGACCAGCCGATCCGCCGTCTCGCGCGCGTGCTGTCGGAAGGTTTCGCGTATCAGGGCGATCCGTCGCCCATTCACGACGGCAAACCGCGTGGCGAAGCGAGCGGACATTTGCCGCCGACGTCGTTCGTGATGTTTCTGCAGAATCACGATCAGATCGGCAATCGCGCATTCGGCGAGCGTCTGCGCAAGCTGACTTCCGACGACGCACTGCGCGCCGCCACCGGTCTGCTGCTGTTGTCGCCGCAAATTCCGCTGCTGTTCATGGACGAGGAATACGGCTCGACGCAGCCGTTCCTGTTTTTCACCGACTACACCGGCGATCTCGCCGACGCGGTGCGCGAAGGACGCCGCCGCGAATTCGCGCGCTTCTCCGCGTTCAGCGACGAAAAGCGCCGCGCGCAGATTCCCGATCCGAACGACGTGCAGACGTTCGCGGCTTCGTCGCCGCCGACACTGTCCGTGCAGGCGGCCTCTCACGCATCGCCGTCGGCACAGGAAAACGACGAAGCGCGTGACCGGCTCGACTGGTTGCACTTCTATCAATCCGCGCTGGCGGTGCGCGCGAAGCTGATCACGCCGCGCCTGAAGCACGGCAAGGCCTGCGGCGCGACCGTGCTGAGCGGCGCCGATGGCCACGACGCGAATGCGTTGATCGCGCGCTGGAAGCTCGCCGACGGCGAGACGCTGTCGATCGCGTTGAATCTCTCGAAAGCGAGCGTCGCGTTCGCCGACGTGCCTGCCGGCAAGGTGATCTTTGAAACGCCGCCACGCGTGCGCGAACAGGTCGGCGCCGGCACGTTGCCGTCGAACGCGTTCGTCGCGTGGGTGACGGGCGACGTCCACGAGTATGCGACGCGACACGATGCCCGCATCGCCAGCCAACAGGAGCGCCACGCGTGA